The Planococcus versutus genome contains a region encoding:
- a CDS encoding DUF4181 domain-containing protein, with protein sequence MFWLKFFLLMASVFGVIWFVKWVLRKTFKIKKEKIDWFSYNHINNLHKKIDWTIRIATMIGSIFVIYLFVFKEYPIALYLIVWGAFIVIDYSVRAFFEWKYTDNPKQWILTMSEITIWVIVASIAMIQLDLVNLRL encoded by the coding sequence ATGTTTTGGCTGAAATTCTTTTTGCTGATGGCATCAGTGTTTGGTGTGATTTGGTTCGTGAAATGGGTTTTGAGAAAAACCTTTAAGATTAAGAAAGAGAAAATCGATTGGTTTTCGTATAACCATATAAACAATTTGCATAAGAAAATCGATTGGACAATTCGAATTGCGACAATGATTGGGTCGATCTTCGTGATCTATTTGTTCGTTTTCAAAGAATATCCAATCGCTCTTTACTTAATTGTCTGGGGTGCTTTTATAGTCATCGATTACTCCGTGAGAGCCTTTTTTGAATGGAAATACACCGATAATCCAAAACAATGGATATTGACCATGAGTGAAATTACGATTTGGGTCATTGTGGCGAGTATTGCAATGATTCAATTGGATTTGGTCAATTTACGACTATAA
- a CDS encoding DUF6366 family protein, whose amino-acid sequence MNMQKTPQEKRNHLKQNEQKNNPGGNVRDGLDNGAGSGNLTDIAGDMGWKGMTLLILVLFAGYVIYVSF is encoded by the coding sequence ATGAACATGCAAAAAACACCACAAGAAAAAAGAAATCACTTGAAACAAAATGAACAAAAGAACAATCCTGGAGGAAACGTGCGTGATGGATTAGACAATGGAGCGGGAAGTGGCAATTTAACAGATATCGCAGGGGATATGGGCTGGAAAGGCATGACCTTATTGATATTGGTGTTATTTGCAGGGTACGTGATCTATGTTAGTTTTTAA
- a CDS encoding MalY/PatB family protein, translating into MNSFQQVYDRKNTRSVKWDTLGAIYGLEETSDILPMWIADMDFSAPPAVLKALHDRVEHSIFGYSFMCEECRTAVINWQAKRNDWQIDKDWMLFHQGIIPAIASIIETFTEKHDKIVVTPPVYPPFFQLAEHQDRQVLYSPLVVQNGQYTIDFNDFEEKLQEAALFILCNPHNPGGRVWTVDELTEIIRLCAKYDVLIISDEIHGDLMIGESRHTPLAKIAGSESNRIFTCLAPTKTFNLAGIQVAMIVATDKDKRAKLEKHALAHGSGMLNAFAPTALTAAYNDSEKWLERMLVTISDNIDFASSALEEKIPGLHVMKPQSTYLLWIDYRKLDLTEEEVMKKLLLTGKVALEPGSKYGPAGLGYLRLNAACPRTTLSEGIDRIVLALTSTTQD; encoded by the coding sequence ATGAATTCTTTTCAACAAGTATACGATAGAAAAAATACTCGTTCGGTAAAATGGGATACCCTTGGCGCTATTTACGGATTAGAAGAAACTTCAGACATCTTGCCTATGTGGATTGCAGATATGGACTTTTCTGCTCCTCCCGCTGTCTTAAAAGCCTTACATGACCGCGTCGAGCATTCGATATTCGGTTATTCGTTTATGTGCGAAGAATGTCGTACTGCTGTCATCAATTGGCAAGCCAAACGAAACGATTGGCAAATCGACAAAGACTGGATGTTATTTCACCAAGGCATTATTCCAGCGATTGCATCGATTATTGAAACGTTTACAGAAAAACACGATAAAATTGTGGTGACGCCACCCGTCTACCCTCCTTTTTTCCAACTTGCTGAACATCAAGATCGCCAAGTTTTGTATTCGCCACTTGTTGTGCAAAACGGGCAATACACGATAGATTTCAACGATTTTGAAGAAAAGTTACAAGAAGCGGCTTTGTTTATCTTATGCAATCCGCACAATCCAGGCGGTCGCGTATGGACGGTCGATGAACTAACAGAAATTATTCGACTGTGCGCAAAATACGACGTGCTGATCATTTCTGATGAAATTCACGGTGATTTGATGATAGGCGAAAGTCGTCATACCCCACTCGCCAAAATTGCTGGCAGTGAAAGCAATCGCATTTTCACCTGTCTTGCACCGACCAAAACTTTTAACTTGGCGGGCATTCAAGTGGCCATGATTGTTGCAACTGACAAAGACAAACGCGCTAAACTCGAAAAGCACGCGCTCGCACACGGCTCTGGTATGCTGAATGCTTTTGCGCCTACTGCGTTGACCGCGGCTTACAATGACAGCGAAAAGTGGCTTGAAAGGATGCTAGTCACTATTTCAGACAATATCGATTTTGCGAGTAGCGCATTAGAAGAAAAAATTCCCGGCTTACACGTTATGAAGCCGCAATCGACTTATTTGTTGTGGATCGATTACCGCAAGTTGGACTTGACTGAAGAAGAAGTGATGAAAAAACTACTGCTAACAGGAAAAGTCGCATTAGAACCGGGAAGCAAGTATGGTCCCGCTGGACTGGGGTATTTACGATTAAATGCAGCTTGTCCACGAACCACATTGTCAGAAGGCATAGACCGTATCGTTTTAGCATTAACAAGCACGACACAAGACTGA
- a CDS encoding ribose-phosphate diphosphokinase gives MAYQLGTNFKLFTLNSNPELAQEISELLGHDLGKSSIAHFSDGEVQIHIEESVRGADVYLIQSTSQPGSEHVMELLIMIDALKRASVNKINVVIPYYGYARQDRKASSREPITAKLVANMLEKAGANHVITMDLHAPQIQGFFNVPVDQLLGGKILEKHFYDKNLDNAIVVAPDNGGLGRARKLANHLDVPIGFIDKRRMHPDEPETVNIVGDIKGKNVIIIVDIIDTATTVAAAANVLVENGAKAVYACCTHAVLSGDAIQKINDSALTELVVTNTIRVGDEKRIPKLTILSVAPLLAEAIEHVHNEKPVTPLFE, from the coding sequence GTGGCTTATCAACTAGGAACGAACTTTAAGCTGTTTACATTGAACTCAAATCCAGAACTGGCCCAGGAAATTTCTGAGTTGCTTGGTCATGATTTGGGCAAGAGCTCGATTGCGCATTTTAGTGATGGAGAAGTGCAAATTCACATTGAGGAAAGTGTGCGCGGGGCGGATGTGTATCTGATTCAGTCGACATCGCAGCCGGGAAGTGAACATGTTATGGAGTTGCTGATCATGATTGATGCGTTAAAACGTGCATCGGTCAACAAGATCAACGTGGTGATTCCGTATTATGGCTATGCGCGTCAAGACCGCAAAGCGAGTTCACGTGAACCGATTACAGCCAAACTGGTAGCGAATATGCTGGAAAAAGCAGGCGCCAATCACGTCATTACGATGGATTTACATGCGCCACAAATTCAAGGATTCTTTAATGTGCCCGTCGATCAATTGCTCGGTGGCAAGATTTTAGAAAAGCATTTCTACGATAAAAACTTAGACAATGCCATCGTGGTGGCTCCGGATAACGGAGGGCTTGGCCGTGCGCGGAAACTGGCTAATCATTTGGACGTGCCGATTGGCTTTATCGACAAACGCCGCATGCATCCGGATGAGCCGGAAACGGTCAACATTGTCGGCGACATTAAAGGTAAAAACGTCATCATCATTGTCGATATTATCGACACGGCAACAACTGTTGCAGCTGCGGCGAATGTGCTCGTGGAAAACGGGGCAAAAGCCGTTTATGCTTGTTGTACGCATGCCGTGTTATCAGGAGATGCCATTCAAAAAATCAACGATTCGGCGTTGACGGAATTGGTTGTGACCAACACGATTCGTGTCGGGGATGAAAAACGCATTCCCAAGCTGACGATTTTGTCAGTGGCTCCGTTATTGGCTGAAGCGATTGAACACGTGCATAACGAAAAACCGGTTACGCCTTTGTTTGAATAA